In a genomic window of Scheffersomyces stipitis CBS 6054 chromosome 4, complete sequence:
- a CDS encoding predicted protein (go_function protein kinase activity; ATP binding~go_process protein amino acid phosphorylation), translating into MDKRYIERKRVYSGHVSDVFRARDISSGQLVCLKVVDGDISIKPHSMKREITILKELKGGSNILQFLDWYELFDDVVMVSRWYEYTLVSLLQNAKYSRKVTRFDFANPLDNKVNIVSKVDDLSAKGFLQAMASGLSYIHKHGIIHRDIKPSNILFADDDITKPVIGDFGISYNGPYSDESDDCKFLDVCTGIYKAPELCLGKCDYGNEIDIWSLAVVLTIVYSSDFTSILEEENVVSDLWLLSTIFNNFGTPFVNEGQYEDESLYWPELQSDKYHFVDFQFVHQNRKPDTELLPKCRDPVATSVFNEMTRYRQRITAQEICDKLAIEENR; encoded by the exons ATGGACAAGAGGTATATCGAGCGGAAAAGAGTGTATTCCGGACATGTTCTGGACGTGTTCCGAGCGCGGGATATCAGTTCCGGTCAATTGGTCTGTTTAAAGGTTGTAGACGGTGATATCAGTATCAAGCCTCATAGTATGAAGAGAGAAATCACCATATTGAAGGAGCTAAAAGGCGGAAGTAAcattcttcagtttctagACTGGTACGAATTGTTTGACGATGTGGTTATGGTCAGTCGTTGGTACGAATACACGCTTGTGTCGTTGCTCCAGAATGCAAAGTATAGTCGTAAGGTAACGAGGTTTGACTTTGCCAATCCTTTAGACAATAAAGTTAACATTGTAAGCAAAGTAGATGATTTGAGTGCCAAAGGCTTTTTACAAGCGATGGCATCTGGATTGAGCTACATACATAAGCACGGAATAATTCATCGGGATATTAAGCCATCCAATATCTTGTTCGCAGATGATGATATAACCAAGCCAGTGATAGGTGATTTTGGAATCAGCTATAATGGTCCGTATAGTGACGAGTCTGACGATTGCAAGTTTCTTGATGTGTGTACTGGCATCTACAAGGCTCCTGAGTTGTGTCTTGGTAAATGCGACTACGGAAACGAGATTGATATCTGGTCATTGGCAGTAGTCCTTACAATAGTGTACTCGTCGGACTTCACATCAATTCTA gaggaagaaaatgttGTCAGTGATTTGTGGCTTCTCAGcacaatcttcaacaattttggCACCCCTTTTGTTAACGAAGGCCAATATGAAGACGAGAGCCTATATTGGCCCGAGCTACAACTGGACAAATATCACTTTGTCGACTTCCAGTTTGTGCACCAGAATCGGAAGCCAGATACTGAGTTGCTTCCAAAGTGTCGGGATCCAGTTGCGACCTCTGTGTTTAACGAGATGACTAGATACAGACAGAGAATTACTGCCCAAGAGATATGTGACAAGCTCGCTATAGAAGAGAATAGATAA
- the SSN3 gene encoding cyclin-dependent serine/threonine protein kinase (cyclin-dependent serine/threonin protein kinase Component of RNA polymerase II holoenzyme, involved in RNA pol II carboxy-terminal domain phosphorylation. Activity of the kinase (SSN3)/cyclin (SSN8) pair required, along with SSN6 & TUP1, for transcriptional repression of a-specific genes (CDK8) (UME5) (PRK1)~go_function protein kinase activity; ATP binding~go_process protein amino acid phosphorylation) has protein sequence MASNSILTLGPFKHRKDLTRESVLSTYQIIGYIAAGTYGKVYKAKLKNTASAEQLFAIKKFKSDNHSSNRSHHNHDINGNEIVHYTGISQSAIREMSLCRELNNKNITKLVDIILENKSIYMIFEFCEHDLLQIIHYHSHPEVKPIPQATVKSLIWQILNGVTFLHQNWIFHRDLKPANIMVSSSGVVKIGDLGLARKFNNPLQSLYTGDKVVVTIWYRAPELLLGARHYTPAIDLWAVGCILAELLSLRPIFKGEEAKIDINNKKSVPFQKNQFQKIVEVLGTPSMKNWPALNKYPEFISFQQQLTTNYPPNLVNWYKMIGSSNKQCLELLKGLLEYDPLVRLTADNALVHPYFLELPKVQENAFEGLNLKYPKRRIYTDDNDIISNQAINQNFKRHGGAYDDQHNNSNNNTNNSLNANNANNVPRKRAR, from the exons ATGGCGCTGAACCTGATTCTCACGTTGGGGCCATTCAAACACCGTAAGGATTTGACCCGTGAATCGGTGTTATCAACATATCAGATCATCGGCTATATCGCAGCCGGAACGTATGGTAAAGTCTACAAAGCCAAACTAAAGAACACAGCCA GCGCAGAGCAGCTCTTTGCTATcaaaaagttcaaaagCGATAACCATCTGAGTAACAGAAGTCATCATAACCACGATATAAATGgtaatgaaattgttcaCTATACCGGTATATCTCAAAGTGCCATACGAGAAATGTCTCTATGTCGTGAactcaacaacaagaacatcaccaaGTTGGTGGATAtcattcttgaaaacaagTCCATCTACATGATATTTGAATTCTGCGAGCACGATCTCTTACAAATTATCCATTACCATTCCCATCCGGAAGTTAAGCCTATACCACAGGCTACTGTGAAATCGCTAATCTGGCAGATTTTGAACGGAGTTACATTCTTGCATCAGAACTGGATATTTCACCGTGACTTAAAGCCTGCTAACATCATGGTGTCATCCAGTGGTGTAGTGAAAATAGGTGATTTAGGATTGGCTCGTAAGTTCAATAATCCTTTACAGTCGCTTTATACTGGTGATAAAGTCGTAGTAACCATCTGGTACCGTGCTCCAGAGCTATTACTTGGAGCTCGACACTATACTCCCGCTATTGACTTATGGGCTGTAGGCTGTATTCTCGCAGAACTCTTGTCGTTGCGTCCTATCTTTAAAGGTGAAGAAGCCAAAATagatatcaacaacaagaagtccGTACCTTTCCAGAAAAACCAGTTCCAGAAAATCGTAGAAGTACTTGGAACTCCCAGCATGAAGAACTGGCCCGCGTTGAACAAGTACCCGGAGTTCATTTCCTTCCAGCAACAACTAACCACCAACTATCCTCCTAACTTAGTCAATTGGTACAAGATGATCGGAAGCTCCAACAAGCAATGTCTAGAACTTCTTAAGGGTCTCTTGGAGTACGATCCCCTTGTAAGACTCACCGCCGATAATGCTTTGGTTCATCCGTACTTCTTAGAGCTTCCTAAGGTACAAGAGAACGCTTTTGAAGGgctcaacttgaagtatccaaagagaagaatctACACAGACGACAACGACATCATATCCAACCAGGCCATTAACCAAAACTTCAAGAGACATGGAGGAGCCTACGACGACCAGCACAATAATTCGAAtaacaataccaacaacTCACTCAATGCTAACAATGCCAATAACGTACCGAGAAAGAGAGcaagatag